In one window of Prevotella fusca JCM 17724 DNA:
- a CDS encoding IS1380 family transposase has protein sequence MTKIAIKNENITSFGGIYHIMDVFSKLGFEKITESVLGRRGCSGKAFSHGSILGSLFFNYLCGGDCLEDINALTGQFRQRPGTLLPGTDTVGRGLKELAEENIVYRSETSGKSYSFNTAEKLNTLLLRMIRRMGLIKAGSHVDLDFDHQFVPARKFDAKYSYRQDHGYFPGWASIGGIMVGGENRDGNTNMRFHQEDTLRRIMDRVTSELGVVIERFRADCGSFSKEIIRTVEPRCNTFYIRAANCGSRCEEFRQLEEWKGVEVGYERCDVTSVSMDDLIEGKSYRLVVQRTPLKDRHGREQTDMFGVIYTYRCILTNNRTSTEKDIITFYNERGASEKNFDIQNNDFGWAHLPFSFMAENMVFMMVTAMLKNFYLYLVRHISEKVKPLKKTSRLKAFILHFVSVPAKWVRTGRRNILNLYTNKAYYSEVFLE, from the coding sequence ATGACAAAGATAGCAATTAAAAACGAGAATATCACTTCTTTCGGAGGAATTTATCACATCATGGACGTTTTTTCAAAGTTGGGCTTTGAAAAAATTACCGAATCCGTGTTGGGCAGACGCGGATGCAGCGGCAAGGCATTCAGCCATGGAAGTATCCTGGGCTCTCTCTTCTTCAACTACCTTTGTGGTGGGGATTGCCTTGAGGACATCAATGCGCTTACAGGGCAGTTCAGGCAGAGACCTGGTACGCTGTTACCCGGTACCGACACCGTGGGGCGCGGGCTGAAGGAGCTTGCCGAAGAGAATATTGTCTACAGGAGCGAAACCTCCGGCAAGTCGTACAGTTTCAACACTGCAGAGAAGCTGAACACCTTACTTTTACGTATGATACGTAGAATGGGGCTTATAAAGGCGGGCAGCCATGTTGACCTGGACTTTGACCACCAGTTTGTTCCAGCCCGCAAGTTCGATGCAAAGTATTCCTACAGGCAGGACCATGGTTATTTCCCGGGCTGGGCTTCCATCGGGGGCATCATGGTCGGAGGTGAGAACCGTGACGGAAACACCAATATGAGATTCCATCAGGAGGACACGCTCCGTCGCATTATGGACCGTGTGACCTCCGAGCTTGGTGTGGTGATAGAGCGTTTCCGTGCTGACTGCGGGTCGTTCTCGAAGGAAATCATCCGAACCGTAGAGCCGCGCTGCAACACGTTCTATATACGTGCTGCCAACTGCGGCAGCCGGTGCGAGGAGTTCCGCCAGCTGGAAGAATGGAAGGGCGTTGAGGTTGGTTATGAGAGGTGCGATGTCACCTCCGTCAGCATGGACGACCTCATCGAAGGAAAGTCATACAGGCTTGTCGTACAGCGTACTCCCTTGAAAGACAGGCACGGCAGGGAACAGACGGATATGTTCGGAGTGATATACACATACCGCTGTATCCTTACCAACAACCGGACATCCACAGAGAAGGACATCATTACATTCTACAATGAACGTGGAGCGAGCGAAAAGAACTTCGACATACAGAACAATGACTTCGGCTGGGCACATCTGCCCTTTTCCTTTATGGCTGAGAACATGGTTTTCATGATGGTTACCGCCATGCTGAAGAACTTCTATCTCTATCTCGTCCGTCATATCAGCGAAAAGGTCAAGCCGTTGAAAAAGACAAGCAGGCTGAAAGCCTTTATCCTGCATTTCGTCAGCGTGCCGGCAAAATGGGTGAGAACAGGAAGGCGGAACATTCTGAACCTGTATACAAACAAAGCATACTACTCTGAGGTCTTCCTTGAATAA
- a CDS encoding TrmH family RNA methyltransferase: MRKLRTIEMNRLSLEEFKEADKLPLIVVLDDVRSLYNVGSVFRSADAFRVEAVYLCGITATPPNAEIHKTALGGEDSVDWRYFERTEDAIEELHRQGVFVYSVEQVEGSTKLQELNTSVHDGLNVNYNQHSLNTHHPPHNTSSTPITQHPTHHQHPTPITHHPTPNTSSTPNTQHPSPITHHPSPITHYAIVMGNEVKGVKQSVVDMSDGCLEIPQFGTKHSLNVSVTTGIVIWEFARQLLMK; encoded by the coding sequence ATGAGAAAACTACGCACCATCGAAATGAACAGGCTTTCCCTTGAAGAGTTCAAGGAGGCTGACAAGTTGCCACTCATCGTCGTATTAGACGATGTGCGGTCGCTATATAATGTAGGAAGTGTATTCCGTTCGGCTGATGCTTTCCGTGTGGAGGCTGTCTATCTATGCGGTATCACTGCCACACCACCGAATGCTGAGATTCACAAGACAGCACTTGGCGGTGAGGACTCAGTAGACTGGCGTTACTTTGAACGTACAGAGGATGCCATCGAAGAACTCCACCGTCAGGGTGTTTTCGTGTATAGCGTAGAACAGGTGGAAGGCTCAACGAAACTGCAGGAACTAAACACCTCTGTTCATGATGGATTGAATGTAAATTACAACCAACATTCCCTCAACACCCATCACCCACCCCACAACACATCATCAACACCCATCACCCAACACCCAACACATCATCAACACCCAACACCCATCACCCATCACCCAACACCCAACACATCATCAACACCCAACACCCAACACCCATCACCCATCACCCATCACCCATCACCCATCACCCACTACGCCATCGTCATGGGCAACGAGGTGAAAGGTGTGAAACAGAGTGTTGTGGACATGAGCGACGGCTGTCTTGAGATTCCACAGTTCGGAACCAAGCACTCGCTGAATGTAAGTGTAACAACAGGTATTGTTATTTGGGAATTTGCACGTCAGCTGCTTATGAAATAA